Proteins encoded in a region of the Treponema sp. J25 genome:
- the cyaB gene encoding class IV adenylate cyclase, protein MATEVEVKAWVKDVEKTRKNIEGFASYLRNFEKEDSYWLPANVVEETSSTTERPRHPMLGSGIRIRRDGSVCYVTFKQKEVRQGTEVNQEVEFSVSDQQAFERLLEALGFTVWIRKHKQGQAWQWDHITIELCQIKGLGTFVELEILLEDEKNLPSHQDHSIQEAQEALYNCLEKIGIPRDQIENRYYTEMLLEKIKNSQKT, encoded by the coding sequence ATGGCTACCGAAGTAGAAGTGAAAGCATGGGTAAAAGACGTAGAAAAAACTCGAAAAAACATTGAAGGGTTTGCTTCATATCTTCGGAATTTTGAAAAAGAGGATAGCTATTGGCTTCCAGCAAATGTTGTGGAGGAAACATCGAGTACGACAGAAAGGCCACGACATCCCATGCTGGGGTCGGGTATTCGGATTCGCCGGGATGGTTCAGTCTGTTATGTGACCTTTAAGCAAAAAGAAGTACGCCAGGGAACCGAAGTAAACCAGGAAGTGGAATTTTCTGTCTCCGATCAACAGGCTTTTGAACGGCTTCTGGAAGCCCTGGGGTTTACCGTCTGGATTCGAAAACATAAACAGGGACAGGCCTGGCAGTGGGACCACATCACCATAGAATTATGTCAGATCAAAGGCTTGGGAACCTTTGTAGAGCTAGAAATTCTATTGGAAGACGAAAAAAATCTGCCCTCCCATCAAGATCATTCCATCCAGGAAGCCCAGGAAGCACTCTATAACTGTCTTGAAAAAATCGGTATCCCCCGGGACCAGATAGAAAATCGTTATTACACGGAGATGCTCCTAGAAAAGATAAAAAATTCCCAGAAGACATAA
- the asd gene encoding aspartate-semialdehyde dehydrogenase codes for MHKIPVGVLGATGMVGQQYIALLNQHPWFEVRYVAASPRSAGKPYEEAVRGRWHLSRGYAPGVGSLVVADANDVDAAVAAQKRGECAFVFSALEMAKDEIKALEEAYAAAGIPVVSNASAHRWTEDVPMLIAEVNPDHADIIPLQQKNRGWSKGFIAVKPNCSIQSYMTPLWALMQAGYEVRRLFITTLQAVSGAGYPGVASLDIIDNVVPYIGGEEEKSEQEPRKILGHIEGSKIVPSDSPGISAHCNRVPVIDGHTACVSLEFGAKKPSLDEIKQIWQRFRAFPQEAQLPFAPEQPIIVREEADRPQPRKDRDADKAMAVTVGRLRPCNLFDIRFVGLSHNTVRGAAGGGILNAELLKVKGYL; via the coding sequence ATGCACAAGATACCTGTAGGTGTACTCGGTGCCACCGGTATGGTAGGCCAGCAGTATATCGCCCTGTTAAATCAACATCCCTGGTTCGAGGTTCGGTATGTAGCCGCTTCTCCCCGGAGCGCGGGAAAACCCTATGAAGAAGCGGTCCGGGGGCGCTGGCATCTTTCCCGGGGCTATGCTCCCGGTGTGGGCTCCCTGGTGGTGGCGGATGCCAACGATGTGGATGCGGCGGTGGCGGCCCAGAAAAGGGGAGAGTGCGCCTTCGTGTTCTCTGCCCTCGAGATGGCAAAGGACGAAATTAAGGCCCTGGAAGAGGCCTATGCGGCGGCGGGGATTCCCGTGGTTTCCAATGCTTCGGCCCATCGCTGGACCGAAGATGTGCCCATGCTTATTGCGGAGGTAAATCCGGACCATGCGGATATTATTCCCCTGCAGCAAAAGAATCGGGGCTGGTCAAAAGGATTTATCGCCGTAAAGCCTAACTGCTCTATTCAAAGCTACATGACCCCTCTCTGGGCTCTGATGCAGGCCGGCTATGAGGTCCGGCGTCTCTTTATTACCACCCTGCAGGCCGTGTCAGGGGCGGGCTATCCGGGGGTTGCGAGCCTCGATATCATCGATAATGTGGTTCCCTACATCGGTGGAGAGGAAGAAAAGTCGGAGCAGGAACCCCGTAAAATTCTTGGCCACATTGAAGGAAGCAAAATCGTTCCCAGTGACTCCCCTGGTATTTCGGCCCACTGTAACCGGGTCCCCGTAATCGACGGGCATACCGCCTGTGTCAGCCTCGAATTTGGGGCAAAGAAACCTTCCCTGGATGAGATTAAGCAAATCTGGCAGCGGTTCCGGGCCTTTCCGCAGGAGGCCCAGCTTCCCTTTGCGCCGGAACAACCTATCATCGTCCGGGAAGAAGCGGATCGACCCCAGCCTCGGAAGGATCGGGATGCCGATAAGGCCATGGCGGTAACGGTGGGGCGCCTGCGGCCCTGTAATCTGTTTGACATTCGCTTTGTGGGGCTTTCCCATAACACCGTCCGGGGTGCTGCGGGCGGGGGAATCCTTAATGCGGAACTCCTTAAAGTAAAGGGCTATCTCTGA
- a CDS encoding MarR family transcriptional regulator, with product MDEKVLRLAQEVIALFVEFKKFFRECMTTGEELLSPERFQCLLHLSRLDEAGLTALSEMLHVSSSALCIMLGGLEKEGLVERERSPNDRREVRYRITPRGRAMVETEKERRSLLLARYLSSFSEAEQEQLKKLVEGLSLFLKKMGREGKGGPFSS from the coding sequence ATGGATGAGAAGGTGCTCCGGCTTGCTCAGGAGGTAATCGCCCTTTTTGTGGAGTTTAAAAAATTCTTTCGGGAATGTATGACCACCGGGGAAGAACTCCTTTCTCCTGAACGGTTTCAGTGTTTACTGCACCTTTCTCGGCTGGATGAGGCGGGCTTAACAGCCCTGAGCGAGATGCTCCATGTTTCTTCCTCGGCCCTCTGTATCATGCTGGGGGGCCTCGAGAAAGAGGGCCTTGTTGAACGAGAACGAAGCCCCAATGACCGTCGGGAGGTGCGGTATCGCATTACCCCCCGGGGAAGAGCGATGGTAGAAACCGAAAAGGAACGGCGAAGCCTTCTTCTTGCCCGGTACCTCTCCTCTTTTTCAGAGGCCGAACAGGAACAGCTTAAGAAGCTTGTGGAAGGGTTATCTCTTTTTTTAAAGAAGATGGGCCGTGAAGGAAAAGGGGGCCCCTTTTCTTCTTGA
- a CDS encoding aspartate kinase: MIVMKFGGSSVANADRIRHVGRIVQDALPRKPVVVLSAMGDTTDYLLEAAEKALEGTVAFDSIKDLHIKTMTDLGLPSSLNQEIQGLLKDLETLLVGISLIKEISPRTKDYLVSFGERLSVRIGAAYFRSLGFDARAFDAWDVGFVSDSNYTSAEVRKDCWPVIQERIGSLVSQGVVPVVTGFIAKDPQGAITTLGRGGSDLTATIIGAACKAEEVQVWKDVDGILTADPRLVPDAVPVEAVTYEEAAELAYFGAQVLHPRSMQPCSAVGIPVRVKNSYNPSATGTLIVSKLEKRGSLVRAITTKKNVTLVDIVSSRMLGQYGFLAGVFQCFADHRLSVDMVATSEVSISLTLDAPHDLAHLKRDLEKIASVDIKKNKAIVTLIGDVRRSSAILEKAFGVCNQEGVQVQMVSQGASKVNISFIVDNEEAPRIIQALHREFFKGGV, from the coding sequence ATGATTGTCATGAAGTTTGGCGGGAGTTCTGTGGCTAATGCCGACCGGATCCGTCATGTGGGCCGGATTGTTCAAGATGCGCTCCCCCGTAAGCCGGTAGTAGTGCTTTCCGCTATGGGAGACACTACTGATTACCTGTTAGAAGCGGCAGAAAAAGCCCTCGAGGGTACGGTTGCTTTCGATAGCATAAAAGACCTCCACATAAAAACCATGACCGACTTAGGTCTTCCTTCTTCGTTAAACCAGGAAATCCAGGGGCTCCTTAAAGATTTAGAAACCCTTCTTGTGGGGATTTCCCTTATCAAAGAAATAAGCCCCCGCACCAAGGATTACCTTGTGTCCTTTGGGGAACGCCTTTCGGTGCGGATCGGCGCTGCCTATTTTCGTTCTTTAGGCTTTGATGCCCGGGCCTTTGATGCCTGGGATGTGGGATTTGTCTCCGATTCTAATTATACTTCCGCAGAGGTGCGGAAAGATTGTTGGCCGGTGATTCAAGAACGGATCGGTTCCCTCGTTTCCCAGGGGGTAGTGCCGGTGGTGACAGGATTTATCGCGAAGGATCCCCAGGGGGCTATTACCACCCTGGGGCGGGGTGGTTCGGACCTTACCGCTACCATCATCGGGGCCGCATGTAAGGCCGAGGAGGTCCAGGTCTGGAAAGATGTGGATGGCATCCTTACCGCCGATCCCCGGCTCGTCCCCGATGCGGTACCGGTAGAAGCGGTGACCTATGAAGAGGCGGCGGAGCTTGCCTATTTTGGCGCCCAGGTTCTACACCCCCGATCGATGCAGCCCTGTAGCGCCGTAGGTATTCCCGTGCGGGTAAAAAACTCCTATAATCCTTCTGCAACGGGAACCCTCATTGTTTCAAAGTTAGAGAAAAGGGGGAGCCTTGTGCGGGCGATTACCACCAAGAAAAATGTAACCCTCGTCGATATCGTGTCGAGTCGTATGCTCGGCCAGTATGGCTTTTTAGCAGGGGTGTTCCAGTGCTTTGCGGATCATCGGCTTTCGGTGGATATGGTGGCCACTAGTGAGGTTTCTATCTCCTTAACCCTTGACGCACCCCACGATTTAGCCCATCTTAAGCGGGATCTCGAAAAAATAGCCAGTGTGGATATCAAAAAAAATAAGGCTATCGTGACCCTCATAGGCGATGTCCGACGTTCTTCGGCCATTCTTGAAAAGGCCTTTGGGGTATGTAACCAGGAGGGGGTTCAGGTACAGATGGTCTCCCAGGGGGCAAGCAAGGTAAACATAAGCTTTATTGTGGATAATGAGGAGGCCCCCCGGATTATTCAGGCCCTGCACCGGGAATTCTTTAAGGGAGGTGTGTGA
- the dapB gene encoding 4-hydroxy-tetrahydrodipicolinate reductase, with protein MRIGLLGYGKMGRMVEAAARERGHQVLLIIDPAVPVVPNPAAGYPVLCNSIAEAESVLKLVDVMIEFTRPETVVENIKAMVARKVPLVVGTTGWFDKLEEVQRLVEFESASLLWSSNFSLGVNLFYKIVSHAAELFDHFDEYDVGALEVHHNKKADSPSGTAKTLAERILSVMKRKTTVHWDYLPDRPPQPGELHFASLRYGAVPGTHSVFFDSTADTIEITHQARSREGFARGAVRAAEWLLQCPGAGKEAGKPRLGIFTMDDVLKEVL; from the coding sequence ATGCGCATTGGCTTACTGGGCTATGGGAAAATGGGCCGCATGGTAGAAGCCGCGGCCCGGGAACGGGGCCACCAGGTCTTGCTGATTATCGATCCGGCGGTGCCGGTGGTTCCTAATCCGGCTGCGGGGTATCCGGTGCTCTGTAATTCGATTGCAGAGGCAGAAAGCGTGCTTAAACTCGTGGATGTGATGATTGAATTTACCCGGCCAGAAACGGTGGTAGAAAACATTAAGGCCATGGTGGCCCGCAAGGTGCCCCTTGTAGTGGGGACCACTGGCTGGTTTGATAAGCTTGAAGAGGTGCAGCGCCTGGTGGAATTTGAGTCGGCCAGTCTCCTCTGGTCGAGCAATTTTTCCCTGGGGGTGAATCTCTTTTATAAAATTGTAAGTCATGCGGCGGAGCTTTTCGATCATTTTGATGAGTACGATGTGGGGGCCCTGGAGGTCCATCATAATAAAAAGGCCGACAGTCCTTCGGGGACGGCGAAGACCCTGGCCGAACGGATCCTTTCGGTAATGAAACGGAAGACCACGGTGCACTGGGACTACCTGCCGGATCGACCGCCCCAACCGGGGGAACTCCATTTTGCTTCCCTCCGCTATGGGGCTGTGCCGGGGACCCATTCGGTCTTTTTTGATTCTACCGCCGATACGATTGAAATTACCCATCAGGCCCGGAGTCGGGAGGGCTTTGCCCGCGGTGCGGTCCGGGCTGCCGAATGGCTCCTGCAGTGTCCTGGGGCCGGCAAAGAGGCGGGAAAGCCTCGCCTGGGCATCTTTACCATGGATGATGTACTAAAGGAGGTGTTGTAA
- a CDS encoding M23 family metallopeptidase, with amino-acid sequence MNKRISLVLLVWMVLVYAGTTQEQIHVVQKGETLYSIGRTYGIKPEEIARFNGISLNSPIKIGQKLRIPSGNGVSSLSGSGNTREEKQKTISYRVERGDTLYSLARRHNTTVDAIRRLNNMSPQTILREGMVLLLPAPPEGEGSAPISSNSTSVSGGGSVSGGKEDPSSTGPSDSGKGANPTLGRSQQNNPVLRWPIQAKSISTMTGKLQGVILTGEISESVKSLSPGIVVSAGPYRGFGRVAIVQAPEGYLYVYGGCASLSVTEGERVIPGTELGKLGVDSISKKPQLFFMVYRNNVAIDPEKAPRY; translated from the coding sequence ATGAATAAGCGAATTTCTCTGGTGCTCCTGGTGTGGATGGTTCTCGTATATGCGGGAACTACCCAGGAACAGATTCACGTAGTTCAAAAAGGGGAAACCCTCTATAGTATTGGGCGCACCTACGGAATAAAACCCGAAGAAATCGCCCGATTCAATGGAATTTCTCTGAATAGCCCCATAAAGATAGGTCAGAAACTTCGAATTCCTTCTGGAAATGGTGTTTCTTCTCTTTCAGGTTCAGGGAATACCAGAGAAGAAAAACAGAAAACCATCTCCTATCGGGTAGAACGGGGGGACACCCTCTATAGTCTTGCCCGACGTCATAATACCACCGTAGATGCCATCCGAAGACTGAATAATATGTCCCCCCAGACAATCCTCCGGGAAGGCATGGTGCTTCTTTTGCCTGCTCCTCCTGAAGGGGAGGGATCCGCTCCAATAAGCTCAAATTCCACGTCTGTCTCTGGAGGAGGTTCCGTTTCTGGTGGAAAAGAAGATCCGTCTTCTACCGGCCCATCCGATTCGGGAAAAGGAGCAAATCCTACTCTCGGGCGCTCTCAACAAAATAATCCCGTTCTTCGGTGGCCTATCCAGGCCAAATCCATAAGTACCATGACAGGAAAACTCCAGGGGGTAATACTTACCGGTGAGATATCAGAAAGCGTTAAAAGTCTTTCCCCGGGTATCGTTGTTTCGGCTGGCCCCTATCGTGGTTTTGGACGGGTTGCCATTGTCCAGGCCCCCGAGGGGTATCTGTACGTGTATGGGGGCTGTGCATCCCTCTCGGTTACAGAGGGAGAACGGGTTATTCCTGGAACGGAACTCGGAAAACTGGGTGTGGATTCTATAAGTAAAAAACCCCAATTATTCTTCATGGTATATCGCAATAATGTGGCTATCGATCCGGAGAAGGCTCCCCGCTATTAA
- the dapA gene encoding 4-hydroxy-tetrahydrodipicolinate synthase: MGMVQDGMQLRGAFTALITPMQADGSVDYEGFRKLIRLQLEAEINGLVPLGTTGETPTLERDEQDRLIEIAMEEAGGKVPVIVGVGSNSTAHTIHNARRAQELGADAILVVTPYYNKPTNEGIYRHFAAIAEATDLPIVVYNIAGRTAKNIDVTTMDRLSQIPSVVAVKEASGDIAQMGDIISTVVSARRKDGKYFAVLSGDDAFTLPLAALGGDGVISVVSNLVPRRIVELCRACREGKFEEARRLHYELLPLFKGAFIETNPIPIKTAMGWLGLPAGPLRLPLCELEKNNVEKLKAALRAAHVDI; encoded by the coding sequence ATGGGGATGGTGCAGGATGGTATGCAATTGCGGGGGGCCTTTACGGCCCTCATTACCCCCATGCAGGCCGATGGTTCGGTAGATTACGAGGGGTTCCGGAAGCTCATTCGCCTACAGCTGGAAGCGGAGATTAATGGACTGGTTCCCCTGGGAACCACCGGCGAAACCCCTACCCTGGAACGGGACGAGCAGGATCGGCTCATTGAAATTGCGATGGAAGAGGCCGGGGGAAAGGTGCCGGTCATCGTCGGGGTGGGCTCTAACAGTACGGCCCACACGATTCACAACGCCCGCCGGGCCCAGGAACTCGGGGCTGACGCGATCCTGGTTGTAACCCCCTACTACAACAAGCCGACCAATGAGGGTATATATCGTCATTTTGCCGCCATTGCGGAGGCCACCGACCTGCCCATCGTGGTGTATAACATTGCGGGGAGAACCGCGAAAAACATAGATGTGACCACCATGGATCGGCTTTCTCAAATTCCGTCGGTGGTGGCGGTGAAGGAAGCCTCAGGGGATATTGCCCAGATGGGGGACATCATTTCCACGGTGGTTTCCGCTCGCCGGAAAGATGGAAAGTACTTCGCGGTCCTTTCGGGAGACGATGCCTTTACCCTGCCTTTAGCGGCGCTGGGGGGCGATGGGGTCATTTCGGTGGTGTCTAACCTGGTCCCCCGGCGGATTGTAGAGCTCTGCCGGGCCTGCCGGGAGGGAAAGTTTGAAGAAGCCCGTCGGTTGCACTATGAACTGCTTCCTCTCTTTAAGGGGGCCTTTATAGAGACGAACCCCATTCCTATTAAAACTGCCATGGGCTGGCTCGGTCTTCCGGCAGGCCCATTGCGGCTTCCCCTCTGTGAGTTAGAAAAAAATAACGTAGAAAAATTGAAGGCCGCCCTTCGGGCTGCCCATGTGGATATATAG
- a CDS encoding RNB domain-containing ribonuclease — MAEIPVKSLVVYKNKPALVIEGGERLRIRLPNQEEVRVREKDIIFLYPGPVGTLSELEKVPSLITGLEEAWELLQNETVSLSELAELLYGKVSAATVWASYLQVQEHLYFEGEPTAITPRSKEAIDQEITKRKEREQEEQERAAFLARLTQGTLKLPEDGRFIQDVVALALGKTDKSKTLRDLGKKEDPIVAHKLLLTSGYWDEFENPYPSRSGCSLSEPRSMPEPPPSSEVRKDLTHLPAFAIDNAWSHDPDDAVFMDGRILYVHIADPACTIAPDSACDQEARERGTTLYLPEGTIPMLHPRAVQYYGLGLQPISPALTIQITLSESGEIEDTQLYPSLVRVERLTYEQADMRSQSPELMPLFDFAQKNIQRREASGAVTIEFPEIHLTVRDRQIQFEPIPPTQAALMVRECMLIAGEAVARWALRNQIPFPFIAQEIGDRPAEISPGLAGFYQLRRCMRPRRLSTQPGTHEGLGLSLYTQVTSPLRRYTDLVGHQQIRRVLRGEEPLSGEEILKRIAAGEAAALAATQAERASRLHWTLVYLKDKIDSSWEGTILDIQKNRAVVLIPSLAMETQVSLKTRRDLNEKITLLLKKVQIPEAEALFVEP; from the coding sequence ATGGCAGAAATTCCCGTTAAATCTCTGGTGGTATACAAAAACAAACCAGCCCTCGTCATAGAAGGGGGAGAACGACTCCGCATACGGCTTCCTAATCAGGAAGAAGTACGGGTCCGAGAAAAGGATATCATTTTTCTCTACCCTGGACCTGTGGGAACCCTTTCGGAGTTGGAAAAGGTACCTTCCCTTATCACAGGCCTGGAAGAAGCATGGGAACTGCTCCAGAATGAGACCGTAAGCCTTTCGGAACTAGCAGAACTATTGTATGGTAAGGTATCAGCCGCAACGGTATGGGCCAGTTATCTTCAGGTACAGGAACATCTGTACTTTGAAGGGGAACCCACGGCGATCACCCCCCGAAGCAAAGAAGCCATAGACCAGGAAATTACCAAACGGAAAGAGCGGGAACAGGAAGAACAGGAACGGGCCGCTTTTCTTGCTCGTCTTACCCAGGGAACACTCAAACTTCCCGAAGATGGACGGTTCATCCAGGATGTGGTGGCCCTTGCCCTCGGAAAAACCGATAAGAGTAAAACCCTGCGAGACCTGGGGAAAAAAGAAGATCCCATCGTGGCCCATAAACTTCTACTTACCTCGGGCTACTGGGACGAATTTGAAAACCCCTATCCAAGCCGTTCAGGGTGTTCTTTGAGTGAACCCCGTTCTATGCCAGAGCCGCCCCCTTCCTCGGAGGTCCGCAAAGACCTTACCCACCTTCCTGCCTTTGCCATTGACAATGCATGGAGCCATGATCCGGATGATGCGGTGTTCATGGACGGCAGGATCCTGTATGTCCATATCGCCGACCCCGCATGCACCATCGCCCCCGACAGCGCATGCGACCAGGAAGCCCGAGAACGGGGCACAACCCTCTACCTTCCCGAAGGGACCATTCCCATGCTCCATCCCCGGGCAGTTCAGTACTATGGACTGGGGCTACAACCTATCTCTCCCGCCTTAACGATTCAGATAACCCTTTCAGAGAGCGGAGAAATCGAAGATACCCAACTGTATCCGAGCCTCGTTCGGGTCGAACGGCTTACCTATGAACAGGCCGATATGCGTTCGCAAAGTCCCGAGCTTATGCCCCTTTTTGATTTTGCACAAAAAAACATCCAGCGCCGGGAAGCCTCGGGGGCGGTGACCATCGAGTTTCCGGAAATACACCTTACGGTTCGGGACCGGCAGATCCAGTTTGAGCCGATACCGCCAACCCAGGCGGCCCTGATGGTTCGCGAATGTATGCTTATAGCCGGGGAAGCGGTGGCCCGCTGGGCCCTTCGCAATCAAATTCCCTTTCCCTTTATTGCCCAGGAAATAGGAGACCGGCCTGCTGAAATTTCTCCCGGTTTGGCGGGTTTTTACCAGCTCAGGCGGTGCATGCGGCCTCGCCGGCTTTCCACCCAACCAGGGACCCATGAGGGACTTGGCCTTTCCCTGTACACCCAGGTAACCAGTCCCCTCAGACGATACACGGATCTCGTGGGCCATCAGCAGATCCGACGGGTCCTTCGGGGAGAGGAGCCCTTGTCAGGGGAGGAAATTCTTAAGCGGATTGCCGCCGGCGAGGCCGCAGCCCTGGCGGCTACCCAGGCAGAACGGGCAAGTCGCCTGCACTGGACCCTGGTGTACCTTAAAGACAAAATCGACAGTTCCTGGGAAGGCACTATTCTAGATATCCAGAAGAATCGGGCGGTGGTGCTTATTCCTTCCCTCGCCATGGAAACCCAGGTAAGCCTTAAAACAAGGCGGGACTTGAATGAAAAAATTACGCTCCTCTTAAAAAAAGTACAGATTCCCGAGGCGGAGGCCCTTTTTGTAGAACCGTGA
- a CDS encoding diaminopimelate decarboxylase, translating to MSGKKFPLSKEQVEDLSRAFPTPFYLYDERAIRENARRITAAFARFPAFKEHFAVKALPNPFILKILKDEGFGADCSSLPELLLAREAGILGEDIMFTSNETPAREYVLARELGAIINLDDFTHIAFLEQAAGIPELISCRYNPGPLKEGNAIIGKPEEAKYGFTREQIIEGFRILKQKGARRFALHTMVASNELQVAYHVETARILFELAVEIKEKTGISLEFVNLGGGVGIPYRPEQNPVDYEELAEGIQRMYDAIIKPAGLHPLGIHLEWGRAVTGPYGWLVTRAIHEKHIYREYIGVDASMADLMRPGMYGAYHHITVLGKEQVPPSKVYDVVGSLCENNDKFAVQRPLPPIEPGDLLVIHDAGAHGRAMGFNYNGKLRCGELLLRPDGSVVVIRRAETVEDYFATLDFNALARFNEKIL from the coding sequence ATGAGTGGAAAAAAATTCCCCCTTTCAAAGGAGCAGGTGGAGGACCTTTCGCGGGCCTTTCCCACCCCCTTTTATCTCTATGATGAACGGGCCATCCGGGAAAACGCCCGACGTATAACGGCGGCCTTTGCTCGCTTTCCCGCCTTCAAGGAACACTTTGCGGTAAAGGCCTTGCCGAATCCCTTTATTCTAAAAATCCTTAAGGATGAGGGCTTTGGGGCCGACTGTTCCAGTTTGCCGGAACTGTTACTGGCCCGGGAAGCGGGTATCCTGGGGGAGGACATCATGTTCACCTCCAACGAGACCCCCGCCCGGGAATATGTGCTTGCCCGAGAACTAGGAGCTATAATCAACCTGGATGACTTTACCCATATTGCCTTTCTGGAGCAGGCGGCAGGAATACCTGAGTTGATTTCCTGTAGGTATAATCCGGGCCCGCTTAAAGAGGGAAATGCCATCATCGGGAAGCCCGAGGAGGCCAAGTATGGATTCACCCGGGAACAAATTATCGAAGGCTTTCGGATCCTCAAACAAAAGGGGGCCCGCCGATTCGCCCTCCATACCATGGTGGCATCCAATGAACTACAGGTGGCCTACCATGTGGAAACCGCCCGCATTCTTTTTGAACTCGCCGTGGAGATAAAAGAAAAAACCGGCATTTCCCTTGAGTTTGTGAACCTTGGAGGTGGGGTGGGAATCCCCTACCGACCAGAACAAAACCCCGTGGATTACGAAGAGCTCGCCGAAGGGATTCAGCGGATGTACGATGCTATCATTAAACCGGCGGGACTTCATCCCCTGGGGATTCATCTTGAGTGGGGGCGGGCGGTGACGGGGCCCTACGGGTGGCTTGTGACCCGGGCCATCCACGAAAAGCACATCTACCGGGAATATATTGGAGTCGATGCATCCATGGCGGATCTCATGCGACCCGGGATGTACGGGGCCTACCATCATATTACGGTGCTCGGAAAAGAGCAGGTTCCCCCCTCAAAGGTCTATGATGTGGTAGGGAGCCTCTGCGAGAATAACGATAAATTTGCGGTCCAACGCCCCCTGCCTCCTATCGAACCGGGGGATCTCCTGGTTATCCACGATGCGGGTGCTCATGGTCGGGCCATGGGCTTTAACTACAACGGCAAGCTCCGCTGTGGCGAGTTACTCCTGCGGCCCGATGGTTCGGTAGTGGTGATCCGTCGTGCCGAAACGGTAGAAGATTACTTTGCCACCCTTGATTTTAACGCCCTTGCCCGATTTAATGAGAAGATCCTGTAA
- a CDS encoding MATE family efflux transporter, which yields MKDLTRGNVPLQLVLFSLPMLLGNVFQQFYNMVDSWVVGQFVGTIALAAVGTSFPILFLMVALVMGFGMGANVLIAQYYGAKDFAKVRAVIETTYLVLFWMSLVLTVLGLAAARPILLLLRVPAEVQESALLYLRIIFGGLFFTFAYNGVAAILRGLGDSMTPLYMLIASTLINVALDLFSVLVLRMGVAGVALATVIAQAISVAGSLWYLNRNHELLATDFRHLSFDKEIFLLSLKIGLPSGIQQALVAMGMMFMSAVVNSFGPVVMAGFAAASRIDSFIGMPAMNISMALSTFTGQNLGAGKSQRVHEGYRVALGIAEGITVVLSAILLWYAEPLVGLFTTDGAVIATGAQYLRIIAPFYLVFTLMFITNGVIRGSGEAMVPMVSTLCAMWLVRVPAAVLFSTVWKVVGIWWAMPTGWFVGATIALVYYFSGKWKQKVVVHPSLREEAVEPEVAS from the coding sequence ATGAAAGATTTAACCCGTGGTAATGTCCCTCTTCAATTGGTACTTTTTTCCCTTCCCATGTTGTTAGGAAATGTGTTTCAACAATTCTATAACATGGTAGATAGCTGGGTAGTGGGCCAGTTTGTTGGTACGATTGCCCTTGCGGCGGTGGGGACCTCCTTTCCTATCCTGTTTTTAATGGTCGCCCTCGTAATGGGGTTTGGAATGGGGGCCAATGTGCTTATTGCCCAATACTACGGTGCCAAAGATTTTGCAAAGGTTCGCGCCGTTATTGAAACCACCTATCTGGTCCTTTTCTGGATGAGCCTGGTGCTGACGGTGCTGGGACTTGCAGCGGCCCGGCCGATTTTGCTCCTTTTGCGGGTTCCCGCCGAAGTTCAAGAGTCAGCGCTTTTGTATCTTCGCATAATTTTTGGGGGACTCTTTTTTACCTTTGCTTACAATGGGGTCGCCGCCATTCTGCGAGGCCTCGGGGATTCCATGACTCCCCTGTATATGCTTATCGCTTCTACGCTCATTAATGTGGCGTTGGATCTTTTTTCGGTGCTGGTCCTCCGTATGGGGGTCGCGGGGGTGGCCCTAGCAACGGTGATTGCCCAGGCGATTTCGGTGGCAGGTTCCTTGTGGTATCTTAACCGAAACCATGAACTGTTGGCCACGGATTTTAGGCATCTTTCATTTGATAAGGAAATTTTCCTGCTAAGCCTTAAGATTGGGCTTCCCTCCGGAATCCAGCAGGCCCTGGTGGCGATGGGAATGATGTTCATGTCGGCGGTGGTCAACAGTTTTGGCCCGGTGGTTATGGCCGGTTTTGCGGCCGCAAGCCGGATCGATTCTTTTATAGGAATGCCGGCGATGAATATCAGTATGGCCCTTTCCACCTTTACGGGACAGAACCTAGGGGCGGGGAAAAGCCAGCGGGTCCACGAAGGGTACCGGGTGGCCCTGGGAATTGCCGAGGGCATTACGGTAGTGTTATCGGCAATCCTGCTGTGGTATGCGGAACCCCTGGTTGGCCTTTTTACGACCGATGGAGCAGTGATTGCTACTGGCGCCCAGTATCTGCGTATTATTGCGCCCTTTTACCTCGTATTTACGTTGATGTTTATCACCAACGGCGTGATTCGGGGTTCCGGCGAGGCAATGGTCCCCATGGTTTCAACCCTCTGCGCTATGTGGCTTGTGCGGGTCCCCGCGGCGGTTCTTTTTTCAACAGTATGGAAGGTAGTTGGCATCTGGTGGGCCATGCCCACTGGGTGGTTTGTGGGGGCTACGATTGCCCTGGTATACTATTTTTCCGGGAAATGGAAACAAAAAGTGGTGGTTCATCCCTCGCTGCGTGAGGAAGCCGTAGAGCCAGAGGTTGCTTCATAG